A section of the Actinomycetota bacterium genome encodes:
- a CDS encoding ABC transporter ATP-binding protein produces MISGTGLKKVIGGRTLVEGVSLRVERGEVVGLLGPNGAGKTTTIRMLLGVLRPDAGRVSVDGPVGYLPEVFPPYEALSVEGYLRFMARMKRLDPGAVVGRAMEAARVTDISTRPIGRLSRGQRQRTGLAQALPGDPPNLVLDEPTAGLDPQQIAETRAAIAGRREGTAILFSTHVLAEAAAVCDRVVVMARGRVLATEAPGDLRELEDRFLRLVGEAEIG; encoded by the coding sequence GTGATCTCCGGCACCGGGCTGAAGAAGGTCATCGGGGGACGGACGCTCGTCGAAGGCGTCTCCCTCCGCGTCGAGCGGGGCGAGGTGGTCGGGCTGCTCGGTCCGAACGGCGCCGGCAAGACCACCACGATCAGGATGCTGCTCGGCGTGCTGCGTCCGGACGCCGGACGGGTCTCGGTGGACGGCCCGGTGGGCTACCTGCCGGAGGTGTTCCCGCCCTACGAGGCTCTGTCCGTCGAGGGGTACCTGCGCTTCATGGCCCGCATGAAGCGCCTGGACCCGGGCGCCGTCGTCGGCCGGGCCATGGAGGCGGCCCGCGTCACGGACATCTCCACCCGCCCCATCGGCCGGCTCTCGCGGGGACAGAGGCAGCGCACCGGACTCGCGCAGGCGCTGCCCGGCGATCCTCCGAACCTGGTCCTCGACGAGCCCACCGCGGGCCTCGACCCCCAGCAGATCGCCGAGACCCGGGCCGCGATCGCGGGGCGCCGGGAGGGGACGGCGATCCTCTTCTCCACCCACGTGCTCGCCGAGGCGGCCGCCGTCTGCGACCGGGTCGTCGTGATGGCCCGGGGGCGCGTGCTCGCCACCGAGGCTCCCGGCGACCTGCGCGAACTGGAGGACCGCTTCCTGCGGCTCGTGGGCGAGGCGGAGATCGGATGA